In the genome of Phaeodactylum tricornutum CCAP 1055/1 chromosome 20, whole genome shotgun sequence, one region contains:
- a CDS encoding predicted protein: protein MGNMVSNERGATGTGTSTAIPTRTNQKKASAQAVQPPPLWNESSNKQSFHLDSPGSDLSNPSQFRHRHRHTVSNSNIHGQAQTPLRLRRRASKVVSKSHIATMESSLPYGDYSKRTSLPPPSQFYFGAGFGNVDNASASFLEDRDEQDLLDPSAPEMAVFRRFRLAANTAGVGRMEEDAARRREQILTSRQQRKIWFKSRRKALQQKARRAKTMLSACWEERRGMCIVIPDVQHPQDGRPEAASYPPHVAVDSITTDPLRRVSSTSRRVSEEPPIVDGTGPMQFDPPQVRVLDENQQSRNFDSFYDELTVTAAPFAPVWKETKQPKHDEHSRVPVAAEVPFYLYDPQRILEGIVDSSESPTTATTSTKLQQSRRRTSARYVDRSASPVVALFSDDDEDQYDRIGDDDYTTKSIETSDKYKTEKDDDNDTNKTPSSSKTLSNRSSPFDEDSVSQEPAETPNDENASVVTPSTVQDQPIAVRRSSTQSCLDRESIEANVQQQIDQQQKGVAVTQKHQTRHRPSLAERAEDLGSYGSDPPQTKARAVTQATKKGDAPLDQATTRVTAPESRKPVVGHTSTASIRVARTSESTEPIQTAHAVAAKKSGKVESVQPKPAKTVQPQESRQSSSSQNLPILLQLAGWRAPSATTNKGQRNSNGSNASTSTAAGVAKQPNNIPILLQLAGWKTENTKDKQGIQRLTLTEKQLSQGPPGRRSNVMATRTVAPTRRRQSAPPLSAVPKDGNRASNRESSASEPIFRKGTTSQIQKENQGKNIATILQQTYPIATAFSMDAIHDLQPAQVRFDPNHIKKTAKAGSRPLSTAVGVVSVNGSNEISTGLKSPAASSTCTTETPLSQGSIPILSEEAMGNAAFLFSPSYMGNDKASSEQMRLAPPAGVMHRDHASSFALSTFDSRCRVSGSSLSTKPVAIRPLHNVVDDSGSNRSYHTNSKTVWSIDEAPKEGSDVGKRNSSITTYDDTMRGKFASKESQKFEMPPIVHALSDLTDTTGRESGMGT, encoded by the coding sequence ATGGGCAATatggtttccaacgaaaGAGGAGCTACGGGCACCGGTACCAGTACAGCCATCCCCACCCGGACCAACCAGAAAAAAGCCTCGGCACAAGCCGTTCAACCACCTCCCTTGTGGAACGAATCCTCCAACAAACAGTCCTTCCACCTCGATTCACCCGGCTCGGACTTGTCCAATCCTTCGCAGTTCCGACACCGCCACCGTCACACCgtcagcaacagcaataTTCATGGTCAAGCGCAAACACCGCTTCGACTGCGGCGTCGGGCCTCCAAGGTTGTCAGCAAGTCACACATCGCCACCATGGAATCCTCGCTTCCGTACGGTGATTACTCCAAACGGACCAGTTTGCCCCCGCCTTCCCAGTTTTATTTTGGCGCTGGCTTTGGCAACGTCGATAACGCCAGCGCCAGCTTTCTCGAGGATCGCGACGAGCAAGACTTGCTGGACCCAAGCGCTCCCGAAATGGCCGTCTTCCGCCGATTCCGGTTGGCGGCCAACACTGCCGGGGTGGgacgaatggaagaggacgCCGCTAGGCGTCGGGAACAGATTCTGACCTCGCGCCAGCAACGCAAAATTTGGTTCAAATCGCGTCGCAAGGCTTTGCAGCAGAAGGCTCGTCGTGCCAAAACTATGCTTTCCGCTTGTTGGGAAGAGCGACGGGGTATGTGCATCGTCATTCCCGACGTGCAGCACCCGCAAGATGGGCGTCCCGAGGCGGCATCCTACCCACCACACGTTGCGGTAGACTCCATCACCACGGACCCACTACGCCGGGTTTCGTCTACCTCTCGTCGCGTTTCCGAGGAACCCCCCATCGTCGACGGTACTGGTCCGATGCAGTTTGATCCGCCGCAAGTCCGCGTGCTGGATGAGAATCAGCAGTCTCGCAACTTTGATTCGTTTTACGACGAACTGACCGTCACGGCGGCGCCTTTTGCGCCCGTGTGGAAGGAGACAAAGCAGCCCAAACACGACGAACACTCACGGGTACCCGTCGCTGCCGAGGTTCCATTTTATTTGTACGATCCCCAACGTATTTTGGAAGGAATCGTCGACTCCTCCGAGTCTCcgacgaccgccacaacgtcgaCGAAgctccagcaatcgcgcCGTCGTACAAGTGCGAGGTACGTGGATCGTTCGGCGTCCCCCGTGGTCGCACTcttttccgacgacgacgaagaccagTACGATCGCATCGGTGATGATGACTACACCACCAAGAGCATCGAGACCAGTGACAAATACAAGACCGAGAAAGACGACGATAATGACACCAACAAGACTCCATCTTCATCCAAAACCCTGTCAAATCGGTCGTCACCCTTTGACGAAGACTCGGTATCGCAAGAACCAGCGGAAACGcccaacgacgaaaacgctTCCGTTGTGACTCCGTCGACGGTCCAGGACCAGCCGATAGCGGTGCGTCGATCCTCTACACAGTCTTGTTTGGACCGTGAAAGCATTGAAGCCAACGTCCAGCAACAAATAGACCAGCAACAGAAGGGCGTCGCCGTCACGCAGAAACACCAAACGCGACACCGCCCGAGTCTTGCAGAACGGGCCGAGGATCTGGGAAGTTACGGCAGTGATCCACCCCAAACCAAGGCCCGAGCCGTGACGCAGGCGACAAAAAAGGGAGATGCTCCTCTAGATCAAGCCACAACCCGAGTAACCGCTCCGGAGTCCCGCAAGCCCGTGGTGGGGCATACCAGTACCGCCAGCATTCGAGTGGCCCGCACGTCGGAATCAACGGAACCGATCCAAACAGCGCACGCCGTTGCAGCCAAGAAATCAGGCAAGGTCGAGTCAGTCCAACCGAAGCCAGCCAAGACAGTTCAACCGCAAGAATCCCGTCAATCGTCTTCTTCCCAGAACTTGCCCATATTGCTCCAGCTGGCGGGGTGGAGAGCACCCAGCGCGACAACCAACAAAGGGCAACGGAACAGCAACGGCTCAAATGCATCTACTTCGACTGCAGCAGGTGTTGCCAAACAGCCCAACAACATTCCCATCTTGTTGCAGCTTGCTGGTTGGAAGACCGAAAATACAAAGGATAAACAGGGCATCCAGAGACTAACTCTTACGGAAAAGCAGCTCTCCCAAGGGCCCCCGGGCCGACGTAGTAACGTCATGGCGACGCGAACGGTTGCACCGACTCGGCGTCGTCAGAGTGCGCCACCACTGTCGGCCGTTCCGAAAGACGGCAATCGGGCTTCCAATCGAGAATCGAGCGCCTCTGAACCAATCTTCCGGAAAGGAACAACATCCCAAATCCAAAAGGAGAATCAGGGTAAGAACATTGCCACCATACTGCAGCAAACGTATCCAATTGCGACGGCCTTCTCTATGGATGCGATCCATGACCTTCAACCGGCACAGGTGCGTTTTGATCCGAATCACATTAAGAAAACTGCCAAGGCGGGATCGCGCCCGCTCTCCACGGCTGTAGGAGTTGTTTCAGTGAATGGATCAAACGAGATTAGTACGGGGCTGAAAAGTCCGGCGGCCTCTTCAACGTGCACTACGGAAACACCTCTGAGTCAAGGATCTATTCCCATACTGTCAGAGGAGGCTATGGGTAACGCGGCCTTCTTGTTCTCTCCCAGTTATATGGGGAATGACAAGGCATCCTCAGAGCAAATGAGATTGGCACCACCAGCGGGAGTTATGCACCGTGATCACGCTTCTTCCTTTGCCTTGTCAACCTTCGATTCCCGCTGTCGTGTTTCTGGATCTTCCCTCTCGACCAAACCAGTCGCGATTCGTCCCCTTCACaatgttgtcgacgacaGTGGCAGCAACCGTAGCTATCATACCAACAGCAAGACTGTTTGGAGCATTGATGAGGCTCCCAAGGAGGGCAGTGACGTCGGTAAACGCAATAGCAGTATAACAACGTATGACGATACCATGCGAGGAAAGTTTGCGAGCAAGGAATCAcaaaagtttgaaatgcCACCAATTGTTCATGCACTCTCGGATCTCACTGATACGACTGGACGGGAGAGTGGAATGGGCACA
- a CDS encoding predicted protein: MVSAVVQRKADFLLEQAAAVEETARITRQARLIADRVLENSQALADDLSLSTEGSDYEQRPQHDDDNEGSINFEGEPNNANSGCAAATCSYHATGDESSNSDKHGPLVETPLSPVSEVRYLRKSVRACFVALRETQENASLKTRRLEAEVAYLRKTLSDAQAENSQLVIEKMSLAKLVGVESTPNGVNTTRSDPARGNGTTTTKLRQQDLKLEKHLNSLLMARNQAVKENYLLKRRLLQTCFTCYERLWIGKRHLQLATVDAQPASPGNGACRPTWQNAAQQMVQKIANNSTEGPNQSEALTPLLPTTSSLVPIALENETPSGERILTKSPAESEVTSSAKLSRGPIPRTPQKTARLSKTKTMTPAELASQEDCPSEAKQGSSKPQTALDKSISHWISIQRRRNEMSKVSSTTPATNSTTNPNKINIDARQSPRTGSNLASTERPDGGGDGPLEPSALTVSSHSQSRNPWGRLRSKRSNKALH, encoded by the coding sequence ATGGTATCAGCGGTAGTCCAGCGCAAAGCGGACTTCCTTCTGGAACAGGCCGCAGCAGTAGAAGAAACAGCACGCATCACGAGGCAAGCTCGTTTGATAGCCGATAGAGTATTGGAAAACTCGCAAGCGCTCGCAGACGACCTATCCTTGAGTACAGAAGGTAGCGACTACGAGCAGAGACCGcagcacgacgacgacaacgagggCAGTATTAACTTTGAAGGAGAACCTAATAACGCGAACTCTGGTTGCGCCGCTGCGACTTGTTCGTATCACGCGACTGGTGATGAATCCTCCAATTCCGACAAGCATGGTCCATTGGTAGAGACTCCTCTATCGCCCGTATCCGAAGTCCGCTATCTACGAAAATCCGTTCGGGCCTGTTTCGTGGCGCTGCGGGAAACCCAGGAAAACGCGAGCCTGAAAACTCGAAGACTGGAGGCGGAGGTCGCTTACCTGCGCAAAACCCTCTCGGACGCTCAAGCGGAAAATTCGCAACTGGTTATTGAAAAGATGAGCCTCGCAAAACTTGTTGGCGTCGAATCTACCCCAAATGGAGTCAACACGACTCGCAGTGATCCGGCAAGGGGGAACGGGACGACTACAACCAAATTGCGCCAGCAAGATTTAAAACTGGAAAAGCATCTCAATTCCCTCCTAATGGCCCGGAATCAAGCTGTCAAGGAAAATTACCTGTTGAAACGACGTCTCTTGCAAACCTGCTTCACCTGTTACGAGCGTCTTTGGATCGGGAAGCGCCACTTACAATTAGCAACTGTAGACGCGCAACCAGCCTCCCCAGGCAACGGCGCATGCCGTCCCACGTGGCAAAATGCCGCGCAGCAAATGGTGCAGAAAATTGCCAACAATTCGACCGAGGGACCCAATCAGTCCGAAGCGTTGACGCCGTTGCTTCCCACCACCAGCAGTTTAGTGCCCATAGCCCTAGAAAACGAAACCCCGTCGGGTGAACGGATTCTTACCAAAAGCCCCGCCGAATCAGAAGTGACGTCCAGCGCAAAATTGTCAAGAGGCCCGATTCCACGGACGCCGCAGAAGACAGCCCGACTTtcaaaaaccaaaacaatGACTCCTGCAGAACTTGCATCCCAAGAGGATTGTCCGTCCGAAGCGAAGCAAGGGTCCTCCAAGCCCCAAACGGCCCTGGATAAAAGTATTTCGCACTGGATTAGCATTCAGCGACGGCGGAACGAGATGTCCAAGGTTTCATCGACGACACCGGCGACAAACAGTACCACCAatccaaacaaaatcaacatAGATGCTCGCCAATCACCGAGGACTGGCTCCAACCTAGCCAGCACCGAACGTCCAGATGGTGGGGGCGATGGCCCGTTAGAACCTTCTGCTCTAACGGTAAGCTCTCATAGTCAATCGCGTAACCCATGGGGACGCTTACGGTCAAAGCGTAGCAACAAAGCGCTTCACTAG